CTGGCGGTGTTGCGGGCCCTACCCCGCTACAAGGAGCAGGGGAAACCCTTCTCGGCGTTCGTCTTCGCCATCGCCGCGAACAAGGTGGTCGACGCCCAGCGCGTCGCGGTGCGCGCCACGGCCGTCACGGTGACCGACACCATGCCGGAACGCCCGGACACCACACCCGGACCGGAGCAGCAGGCCATCGCCGTCGACCTGGCCCGCCAGATCTCGGTGTTGCTGGACCGACTGCCCGACGTCCAGCGGGAGATCGTCACCCTCCGGGTGGCGGTCGGCCTCACCGCGGAGGAGGTCGGGACGATCCTCGGCATGTCGGCGGCGGCCGTACGAGTGGCCCAGTCCCGGGCTCTCGCCCGGCTCCGTACGCTTGCCGGCGGACAGTTCAACGAGGTGGCAGCGTGACGGAGCACAAGACGGACGGCGGGGAGCAACCGGACCTGGCGACGGTGTCCCGCGACGACCTGTTCCTCGACTCGCTCGGCCGGGGCGAGGAGCCCACCGACGGCGACGACCTGGCGGCGATGCTGGCCTCCTGGCGCGTCGACGTGCTCGTCGACGAGGCGACCCTCGACGTCACCGGCCTCATCGACCAGCTCACCGCAGACACCGACGACCTCACCGCAGACACCGTCAACGACGGAACCGACCCGGTACACGACGCGGTGCGACCCGCCGGCCCGGTGCGCGACGTGAAGCGACCGGGCCCGGTGCGGGACGCCGGACGACCGGCTGGCCGGGCCCGGT
The nucleotide sequence above comes from Micromonospora pallida. Encoded proteins:
- the shbA gene encoding RNA polymerase sigma factor ShbA, which gives rise to MTTTIEPELVRRAAGGDRAAMGDLLTDLHPRVVRYCRARLGRIGGAYTTADDVAQEVCLAVLRALPRYKEQGKPFSAFVFAIAANKVVDAQRVAVRATAVTVTDTMPERPDTTPGPEQQAIAVDLARQISVLLDRLPDVQREIVTLRVAVGLTAEEVGTILGMSAAAVRVAQSRALARLRTLAGGQFNEVAA